The Thermovirga sp. genomic interval GAGAGGTCCCTTGCCAAACCTGACGCCACTATCTTCCCCGTTTCCAAAACATACGCCCGATGCGCTATCGACAGGGCCATTTCGGCATTTTGTTCAACGAGAAGAATGGAAGTACCTTGATCATTAATCAGCTGAATGTTTTTGAAAACCTCTTCAACAATGAGGGGGGCAAGTCCCATCGAAGGTTCGTCCAGCAAAAGCATCCTGGGGTGGCTCATCAGCCCCCTTGCCATAACAAGCATTTGCTGCTCTCCCCCGGAAAGAGTCCCTGCGATTTGTTCGCTCCGCTCTCTAAGCCTGGGGAAAAGGGTAAAAGACCTTTCAATCCCCCTTTCGATGTCCGAGCGCTTCCTGGTGTACCCTCCCATAATCAGGTTCTCCTTGACGGTCAAACCCGAAAAGACATGGCGTCCCTCGGGAACATGACCCAAACCCATTTCGACAATGGTGTGAGCTGCTTGATTTGTAATATCCATTCCCTG includes:
- a CDS encoding ABC transporter ATP-binding protein translates to MLDVKELNVHYGVIHALQGVSMEVEEGEIVALLGANGAGKTTTLSSISNLVPKTSGRVFFQGMDITNQAAHTIVEMGLGHVPEGRHVFSGLTVKENLIMGGYTRKRSDIERGIERSFTLFPRLRERSEQIAGTLSGGEQQMLVMARGLMSHPRMLLLDEPSMGLAPLIVEEVFKNIQLINDQGTSILLVEQNAEMALSIAHRAYVLETGKIVASGLARDLSESQEIQAVYLGG